Part of the Parambassis ranga chromosome 16, fParRan2.1, whole genome shotgun sequence genome, AGAAATATCTCTGCAAATATACAATGCAGTGGTCAACACTTACCTTGACCAAGAGCCTCAGATAGATATCCTGGCTCTTTGGCTCCTTCCTGTGCACCTTACGGTCCTTGTTATGCCTGATGTCAACTCCCTTGAAAAATGAACACATATACATTGATCAACTGAGGAAATAGTCAACACTTAGCATCTATTAGCTTTATCCCAATCACTGGTAATGCTGTAGTGCCGTTAACTGCATCTTAGCTCCCCTGTTATTCTTGTGTTATAATACATTTCACAGTCAAGACATATAACACATATTAAAAGCGAAGCATTTATGTTAGAAGCAAAATATACTACACATGGCCCGAGCAGCTACGTGTAGCAGAGGCCGGTACACACGTTGACACTCTAGCTAGCTTGTCACCAATGCTACCGCGAACAAACCACCAAAGTTAAATACGGCTGAAGTTTAACATTTAGAAAcacatataaataaacaaacatagtCTAGGAATTGGTGTAACACATCGCTTTCTAACTCCCCTTTCGAATTTAGCCCACGGCTCGAAGCGGCTGCCTATAGAGCGCCGGTTTCCAACGTAAGCTAGTATGAATTATCAGGTCAAATAACACGAAATCTTTGCAGGTATGCGACGTGAATGGTGTTCAGACCACATAAACAGTTTTACAAGGACTGTGAGATGGTTTAGTTTAGAGGATGAACGTGGATACTGTAGCTATCGTGTTTATAAAAATCTGCTAACAGCACCTACCATCTTGGACTCAGAGCGAAAAGGGAAAAGGAAGAGCGGAGGTCTCGCGATAAGATGTGAGCTGAAATCTCGGGTGTCTGATTGGTTAGAGAGCACGCGCTTCCTGCCGACCGCAGTCAAACAGCTGTGGTAACGTAGAGGTGGAGCCTCTAGCGGCAGAAACAGGCCGTGACAGGAGTCACCAAATGTTGGGACACATGTTTCAAATTAAAtgttcaaattaaattaaattgatCTGTGTGAATTTTACTTATGGAAtgaaaagataagataagataagataagataatcctttattagtccctgACAGGGGAAattcagtgttacagcagcaacagcacagctTGATTGCTTGATTAAATACCAGAATAAACTGACGTGAGTACGAAGCTGTTGCACATGATGATCTGGGAGGAtgaaaatgaacacaaggtgaatTAATTTTGATTAATTAGTTTGATTAattaacagaataataataacagaataataacagaataaagtgacttcagtaCCGAACTGTTATTACACATTATAATCTGGTACAGTAAAGATGAAAGTAAAAGTTATTAGTATTAGTAAAGTTATTGCACTGCATGACCAAGTTATTATACAGGAGGAAGTGTGGTCTAAGCTAGGAatggctatatatatatatatatatatatatatatatatatatatatatatatatatatatatacatatacacataagcTACTTCGAGCAGGCCTGATTGTACAGTCTGACGGCAGCAGGTAGGAAGGACCTGCATAATTGAACATCggtatttttttctgttaaactGACATATTTGAGCCTGACTGTTACATTAGACAATATTATCAGCCAGTATTGGCCTATCCCAGATATGATGGGATCACTGCTGAGCACCTGTgacttcatgttttcttttattgaaAGAAAGAGAATAAACAACaatcttcttatttttttattttccatagGACTCTTAGGACTTTACAGATCAGGTCGCTCATACTGACAAGATATTGAAAATGGGTAATTAACCATTAAATATAACaacaaatatttcattttttaaaggtaaatctttactgtattattgttgaGTTTACTGACCTATAGCTGTAAACAAATGGAAGGAAAACATAATGTAAACAATAAACCTTTACCTGTATGGTTACAAATATATGGCAACAGCTGCAAAGCTATCCTAGTGTGGCAGTAAACAGCTCTGTTGCTCATATTATGTCTTAAACAAAAGTTTAAACAAACTAGAAGGTGTGCAGATCAGCTGATatcacagaaaacaacatgATCTTATTTAAGATTCTTTCCTAGTTTCCTTAGTCGTTTATTTTCTGCCCTAGGATGCATCAGCTTCATGTCTATACTTTAGTGGAGGGCCtcagtgtgtgcttgtgctgctgtttcatgtgACACAGGTAAATTGTGAAAGCCAGCGCGATGCCCCCTAGAAAAGCGGTCCGAGCCACAGGGGGGACAAAAGTAAAGTTCACTGCCTGAAGTttaagaaaagaagaaatagATGATGTCATTATGAATGTTTGTCTTTATTCTTTTTGCATTATTCTGACTCACCGTGTGTCAGCAGCAGAAATATATGGAATGTCTCACCTGCATTGTTGACCAAAACACCACTCCAGTCTATACACAGACATTTATAAAGAGAAGGACTTATTACAGCAtttgaaaacacatcatcctctccatcatgtgGTATAATGAACAAAAAATATACCTTGTAAGACGTCCAGAATTTCTGTCTCCAGTCTTCAAATGGATCCTCTTTGTTTTCTAGTAAACTTAAACCTAAAAACAGAggaattaaatcattaaaaccACACATTTACTTTAGATTTCAGTACCTGTTTTCAGAGCTAGAACATGGAAAAGCTTCATCTTGTGAGTCGGTTGCAGTTTGTTTTGACCCCATTTACTGACACTTTATTCACAGATGTAGGAGCTGGACACTGTAGATCAGATTAGCTTGCGAAAACATGAGGGAAAATACACAATTCAACATCCTATAGAGCACAAAGTCTACATTATTGCATAATCATTCAGGAACATAAACATCTTCTACATAATTAACCAGTGCTGGCTGTAATTTGTAGTTTAGTTAAGGCTACATACATGTAGGTCTTTTGAGGGTGATTATGATttggtttattttgttttttattttattagtatataattatacataaatacactcaacaaaaatataaacgcaacacttttgtttttgctcccatgtttcatgagatggacttgaagatctaaacttcattccagatacacaatattaccattcctctcaaacattgttcacaaatctgtctaaatgtgtgatagtgagcacttctgctttgctgagataatccatcccacctcacaggtgtgccacatcaagatgctgatctgacatcatgattagtgcacaggtgtaccttaaactgcccacaataaaaggccaccctgaaatgtgcattttgtttctgctttattggcggtctggggactcagaaccagtcagtatctggtgtgaccaccatttgcctcatgcagtgcaacacatcttcttcgcatagagtttatcagattgtctattgtggcctgtggaatgttggtccactcctcttcaatggctgtgcgaagttgctggatattagtgggaactggtgcacgctgtcgtatacgccggtcaagcacatcccaaacatgttcaatgggtgacatgtccggtgagtatgctggccatgcaagaactgggacattttgcttccaagaattgtgtacagatccttgcaacatggggccgtgcattatcttgctgaaacatgaggtgatgttcatggatgtatggcacaacaatgggcctcaggatctcatcacggtatctctgtgcattcaaaatgccatcaataaaatgcacctgtgttcttcgtccataacagatgcctgcccataccatgaccccaccaccaccatgggccactcgatccacaacattgacatcagcaaagcgctcacccacacgacgccacacacgctgtctgccatctgccctgaacaatgtaaaccgagattcatccgtgaagagaacacctctccaacgtgctagacgccatcgaatgtgagcatttgcccactcaagtctgttacggcgacgatctggagtcaggttaagaccccgatgatgacgacgagcatgcagttgagcttccctgagacggtttctgacagtttgtgcagaaattgtttggttatgcaaaccaattgtttcagcagctgtctgagaggctggtctcagacgatctcggaggtgaacctgctggatgtggaggtcctgggctggtgtggttactcgtggtctgcggttgtgaggccggttggatgtactgccatattctctgaaacgcctttggagacggcttatggtggagaaatgaacattcaatgcacgagcaacagatctggttgacattcctgctgtcagcatgccaattgcacgctccctcaatgcttgtggcatctgtggcattttgctgtgagacaaaactgcacatttcagggtggccttttattgtgggcagtttgaggtacacctgtgcactaatcatgatgtcagatcagcatcttgatgtggcacacctgtgaggtgggatggattatctcagcaaagcagaagtgctcactatcacacatttagacagatttgtgaacaatgtttgagaggaatggtaatattgtgtatctggaatgaagtttagatcttcaagtccatctcatgaaacatgggagcaaaaacaaaagtgttgcgtttatatttttgttgagtgtatatatgaAATTATAATTTGATCTAAGCCAAAGTCTGTCTCAGATTACAAGTTCTCTTAGAGGAACATTACAGACTTAATACATTGATAAGTTGATCTATAAGAAGAAAAGCAAATCAGACACAGCCATTTCTCGAATAAACAGTGGTTTAAATCCTTTTTGTAACTCACTCACCTATATAAAAGGCACTGATGGTGAGAGGAGCCGCAACCAGCTGATCCACCACAACTTTTCCTGTCACTGCCTTCACTCCACTTCCTGGCAGCATCCTCTCCAGCCCCCTGAGCCAGTGATAGTTGAAGTTGGCATGGAAACAGAAGCCAACAGTTGCCACCCGGGCTGTC contains:
- the LOC114448384 gene encoding mpv17-like protein, producing MNRAWAVFKAHPYIGNVLGYTALFASADIIQQSVLRGKPAASSSEEPAGIDWCQTARVATVGFCFHANFNYHWLRGLERMLPGSGVKAVTGKVVVDQLVAAPLTISAFYIGLSLLENKEDPFEDWRQKFWTSYKTGVVFWSTMQAVNFTFVPPVARTAFLGGIALAFTIYLCHMKQQHKHTLRPSTKV